The proteins below are encoded in one region of Streptomyces roseirectus:
- a CDS encoding LCP family protein, giving the protein MGKRRADVRLTRRGRVLAWSAGVLCVGVLGVAGAGTWIYQQLNGNITSADVDDKLGGDRPENLSPGSKNIMIVGSDSRDGANAGYGKDLTTMQSDTLLVLHIPADRKWAAVVSFPRDSWVRIPACDKGDGTKSKEHHFKINEAFALGGTSGEVAGAAACSIKTVEENTGLRIDHFMSVDFSGFKGMVDALDGIEVCPKEPIRSPKAKLNLPAGCQTINGETSLGYVRARYGIGNNSDIGRIGRQQEFMDALAKKAKSKLGSPDAMYGFLNSATKSLTTDPDMAGIKPLYSLASQLQDIPSDRLAFLTVPNYPREADVPTDRANVAWQYPQAADLFTALAKDQETSKGALEAKTKNLVYASSVRVRVLNGTGVSGRAADVAAKLRENGFTVVATGNASSNVSTTSVRYPQGVDDTGARALATRLGGKVTPTASAEVSAGTVELVVGPDLKLDDIR; this is encoded by the coding sequence GTGGGGAAGCGCAGGGCGGATGTCCGCCTGACGCGGCGGGGACGGGTGCTGGCGTGGAGCGCCGGTGTCCTGTGCGTCGGCGTGCTCGGGGTCGCCGGGGCCGGCACCTGGATCTACCAGCAGTTGAACGGGAACATCACCTCCGCCGACGTCGACGACAAACTCGGCGGCGACCGGCCGGAGAACCTGAGTCCGGGCTCGAAGAACATCATGATCGTCGGTTCGGACAGCCGCGACGGCGCCAACGCCGGGTACGGCAAGGACCTGACGACGATGCAGTCGGACACGCTGCTCGTCCTGCACATCCCGGCCGACCGCAAGTGGGCGGCCGTCGTGTCGTTCCCGCGCGACTCGTGGGTGCGAATTCCCGCCTGCGACAAGGGAGACGGGACGAAGTCGAAGGAACACCACTTCAAGATCAACGAGGCGTTCGCGCTGGGCGGGACGAGCGGTGAGGTCGCGGGCGCGGCGGCCTGCTCGATAAAGACCGTCGAGGAGAACACCGGCCTGCGCATCGACCACTTCATGTCCGTCGACTTCTCCGGCTTCAAGGGCATGGTCGACGCGCTGGACGGCATAGAGGTCTGCCCGAAGGAGCCGATCCGCTCCCCCAAGGCCAAGTTGAACCTTCCGGCCGGCTGCCAGACGATCAACGGCGAGACGTCCCTCGGCTACGTCCGCGCGCGCTACGGCATCGGCAACAACTCCGACATCGGACGCATCGGCCGTCAGCAGGAGTTCATGGACGCCCTCGCGAAGAAGGCCAAGTCCAAGCTGGGCAGCCCCGACGCGATGTACGGCTTCCTCAACTCGGCGACGAAGTCACTGACCACGGACCCGGACATGGCCGGCATCAAGCCGCTGTACTCGCTCGCCTCCCAGCTCCAGGACATCCCGAGCGACCGGCTCGCCTTCCTCACGGTCCCCAACTACCCGCGTGAGGCGGACGTTCCGACCGACCGGGCCAACGTCGCCTGGCAGTACCCGCAGGCCGCCGACCTGTTCACCGCGCTCGCCAAGGACCAGGAGACGAGCAAGGGCGCGCTGGAGGCGAAGACGAAGAACCTCGTGTACGCGTCGTCCGTGCGCGTCCGGGTCCTCAACGGCACCGGGGTCTCCGGTCGGGCCGCCGACGTCGCGGCGAAGCTGAGGGAGAACGGCTTCACCGTCGTCGCCACCGGCAACGCGTCCTCCAACGTCTCGACGACGTCGGTCCGTTATCCCCAGGGTGTGGACGACACCGGCGCGCGCGCCCTCGCGACGCGGCTCGGCGGGAAGGTGACGCCGACGGCGTCGGCTGAGGTGAGCGCGGGGACGGTCGAACTCGTCGTCGGACCCGACCTCAAGCTGGACGACATCCGCTGA